The Exiguobacterium acetylicum genome includes a window with the following:
- a CDS encoding Na+/H+ antiporter NhaC family protein: MVNYSDSIIALVPALLAILLAIFTRKVVLSLGVGILVGALLLHRFNPIDTVTYLGKNIFSLFWADGALNEWNVLLLVFLLLLGVLSTLIQTSGGARAFGEWASTHVKTARGARLVAFGLGILIFIDDYFNSLAVGNVSRPLTDRRGVSRAKLAYLIDSTAAPVCVISPLSSWGAFIISIIAGILTTHSITDYSAFSAFMMIVPMNFYAIFALLLTLYIAYSGISVGPMKQHERRAAKGELFDASKGTPMGMAKEVKEHTNGKVRDLVVPIVVLVIATISALLGTGAQALAADNRPFTLIGAFEATDVTRSLVAGVVISLIVAFLMLIGRKIPGRDYRASIVAGMRSMWPAVVILLFAWTIIAVIGDMKTGDYLASFVSNSISASYLPFLLFLIAGLMAFSTGTSWGTFGIMLPIGADLVMAVDASLLLPTLAAVLAGSVFGDHCSPISDTTILSSTGAGSHHIDHVTTQLPYALVGAVTAAVGYLVIGFTESSVFGFIGALVTFVLFVVVLNVLSKKGETASDLQTD; the protein is encoded by the coding sequence ATGGTCAACTATTCAGATTCCATCATTGCCCTTGTACCTGCTTTACTAGCTATCTTATTAGCCATCTTTACCCGAAAGGTCGTTCTTTCGCTAGGTGTCGGCATTCTCGTCGGTGCCCTGTTACTCCACCGTTTTAACCCGATCGATACGGTGACCTATCTCGGCAAGAATATCTTCAGCCTCTTTTGGGCGGACGGTGCCTTGAACGAGTGGAACGTTTTATTACTTGTCTTCTTGTTATTGCTCGGCGTCCTTTCCACATTGATTCAGACATCAGGTGGCGCACGCGCTTTCGGAGAATGGGCATCGACGCACGTCAAAACGGCACGTGGTGCTCGTTTGGTTGCATTCGGTCTCGGGATTCTGATCTTCATCGATGATTACTTCAACAGTCTCGCTGTCGGAAATGTTAGTCGTCCGCTTACGGATCGTCGTGGTGTCTCACGAGCAAAGCTTGCCTACTTGATTGACTCAACGGCTGCACCTGTCTGTGTTATTAGCCCGCTTTCAAGTTGGGGTGCATTCATCATCTCGATCATTGCTGGTATCTTAACCACTCACTCGATTACGGATTACTCAGCGTTTAGTGCCTTCATGATGATTGTTCCAATGAACTTCTATGCGATCTTCGCTCTTCTGTTAACGCTTTATATTGCTTACTCTGGTATCTCTGTCGGACCGATGAAACAACACGAACGCCGTGCCGCAAAAGGTGAACTTTTCGATGCATCAAAAGGAACACCGATGGGGATGGCAAAAGAGGTCAAGGAACACACGAACGGAAAGGTACGGGATCTCGTCGTTCCGATCGTCGTTCTCGTCATCGCTACGATCAGTGCGTTGCTCGGAACAGGTGCTCAGGCACTTGCAGCCGATAATCGCCCGTTTACTTTAATTGGAGCATTTGAGGCAACAGACGTCACACGTTCACTCGTCGCTGGTGTCGTCATTAGTTTAATCGTCGCTTTCCTGATGCTGATCGGACGAAAAATTCCGGGTCGCGATTACCGCGCAAGCATCGTCGCTGGTATGCGTTCGATGTGGCCAGCAGTCGTGATTCTGTTATTCGCTTGGACGATCATCGCTGTCATCGGTGATATGAAAACAGGTGACTACCTTGCAAGTTTCGTCAGCAACTCGATTTCCGCTTCGTACTTGCCGTTCTTATTGTTCTTGATTGCCGGCTTGATGGCATTCTCGACAGGAACAAGTTGGGGCACATTCGGGATCATGTTGCCAATCGGTGCGGATCTCGTTATGGCTGTCGATGCCTCACTCTTGTTACCGACGCTTGCTGCTGTTCTTGCTGGATCTGTCTTCGGTGACCATTGTTCACCGATTTCCGATACGACGATCCTCAGTTCGACTGGGGCTGGATCCCATCATATCGACCACGTCACGACACAGTTACCGTATGCTTTAGTTGGTGCTGTCACTGCTGCAGTCGGTTATTTAGTCATCGGTTTCACGGAGTCTTCAGTCTTCGGTTTCATCGGAGCTCTTGTCACATTCGTACTCTTCGTCGTCGTCTTAAACGTTCTCTCGAAAAAAGGCGAAACCGCTTCGGATTTACAGACGGATTAA